ATTGTTTTATATATCGCCTTTAATCAATTATATAATTATTTCAAAGTTCAAGTATCGGATTTATTAGGTTTTGAAAACGGGGATATTGTTTTTGAGTTTATTGGGAATATTGGTGTATTCTCATTTTTTGCTATGCTTTGTTCAACTTTAATATTGTGGCAATGGGGAATACGTGAAACGATTAATCATCCTATTTTAGAACATCTACCTGTCCGAAAGGGGAAATGGATGATTGGACAAATGTTTTTAATTCTAGTCATAATGTGGATCATATTTAATGTTATGTTCCTTCCATTTGTCTATGTTTTTTTAAACGAATATAATTTAAGTCTCGTAAATAAAAGTCTAATTACGGTCTTGTTTTCGTTGTTAATCTTAATCGCGATTACATGGAGTTTTATTTGGCAACAAATGATTGATATTTTGTCTAAGCTATTAGCATCTAGAACAAATGCTTCTTTTCAAAGAATTTTGCACTCATCTCTTTTATTATTATCTATGGTAATGTCGTTTGGTTTGTTAAGTGCAATTTATGTTTACGACCTTTCTAAAGACTGGATTCCAGGTTTCTTATTTTCAAGGATACTAGTAGATATTGTCGATCTTAATAGCCAAGGAATTATGTTAAGTCTTTATCTTGTTTTAATGTTTATTGGTTCTGTTGTATTAAGCTATTTATTTATTTATATTGATTCATTTGTTTCATTAGATGAAGTGGCGAGCTATGTTCCTCTCCGAAGGCTTCGTTTTGGTAAAGTAAAGTTTTGGACAATTACTAAAAGTGAGATAAAAAGGATTGTGAGAAATGAAGAGACTTTACTAAACGTTTCTCTTTCACTGTTATTATTATGGGGGATGGGCTGGATCATCATTTTAAATGACTGGAGAATGTATTTTACTATTTATTTAGACAGTCTTTTTTATGGTTTGCCTGTCGTGTTAAGTGTTGTCAGCTTACAATCACGCGGAGCAGATCAAAATATTAATGATTTTATTCGAACAATGCCAATTAATGCTTTTCAATATGTACTTGGTAAAATAGTGGTTTACTTAACGGTTTTACCACTATTTTCTTACCTTATTTACACACTAATTCTTATCTCAATTGATTCATATCAATATAGCATGGAAACAATGATTTCATTTTATTTATATCAAATAATGTTGTATCTTGTAGCGTATACAGTAGGAACATTTTTTCCTAAACAAAATGGTGGACAACTATCCCAAATGTTACTCTTCTTTTTATTTAGTTTACCTGTTATTTTAGGATTTCAATATATTCAAGATTTTTCTTTTATGTATTGGATTATTGCTTTTGTTATTTGTAGTTTATACTTTTTCTTAGTGAAAAATGAAAAAAGGGAGGGGTTGTCATGATCAATCATTTGTCGATCCCCTTTTGGCCATCTGAGCTTCAGTTGACGGAAGATCGGATCTTAGATAAAACGTTGGAGACGGAACATCCAATCAATCCAATATCCTATCAATTGCTAAAAGAAATTGATGGGAAAAAATCAGTTGAAGAAATTGTAGTGAAAGTGACTGAAAAATATGGATGGCCTTTTGAAGAAGTGTTACAAGATTTTAAAGGCCTACTCGTGGGTTTAAATCAAAGCTTTTGTATTAATTGGAGGCAGCCATTATCAATTTTAAATGTTTTAAGAACAAGTTTAATTTCGGTACTTTTCTTTTTAAGAACAATGCAGAAAACAAGCTTGGATCGTAATGTCAGAATTACGTTATCTAAGGACGATTCAATTATGCAAAATATGAAGATCTTGTTCTTATCTGTAATTAAACATAATATTGGGAAGACATTGCTTTTGTTATTGCTTTTCTTCATGGGGGCTTATATTTTTAGTTTAAATATGATTCTACTGCCCTTTTTTGCAACTTTCGCCTTTTTATTAAGTTTATTCATTCATGAATTAGGACATTTTTTATGTTATCGAAAGCTTTTAATAAACCGATATGGAGCTTTTGTTGGAGTAACAAGAAGAACGATTGCTATATATCGTCGAAAGAGTGAACCTAGAGAAGAACTGCTTATTTCTTTAGCGGGTCCGGTTTTGGCTATGGTTTGTTGTATTCCTTCAGCTATTCTTGCTTATTATCACTTTGGTTCTGAATTATTTATGTATTATATGGTTTCGAGTGCCATTTTTATATCACATTTTATTTCATTAATGCCATTTGCTGTTGACGGAAAGAAAATTATTCAATCACTACTTTTTCTTAAATTACAATCAAGGGGGAGACATCAACAATGAATCTAGTAAAAGCCTTTTTCTCTGGTTTTGCATTATTATTAGTTTTGATCATTGTCGGTTCATTAGGGCTAGGAGTATATGCGGATCTCAACAATTGGGAATCATTTACTTTCGATCTTTTTGGTACTTCTTTTTATCGGTTTGAAAATTTTGAAGACGGTGGGCATCGACTTCATTTTAAATTAGGAATTATTTGGTTTGGTGTTGTCGGTGGTATACTGAATGCATTGCTAGCTTTCTTCATTCATCGTTTTGAACAAAAAACATCATAATAGTTACAAATGTTTTAAAAAAACGACCTAATATGACAAAAATATGACATGATAAGATTTTCCGGTAGATTTTTATTTAAAAACCCTTCATAATTAAATTAAATGAAAATGTTGATTATGGAGGGGATGGGATGGTTAAACTTGTAAAATTAAGTGATCAGGTGAAGTTAGTTATTGAGTTTCAATCTAAACTTCACTTTATAGAAGTTATGGATATCGTCATGATTGAAAAAGTTCTTAGGAAAACAGTAGTCACGACTAAAGATGGACGGTCATTTGAGACTTATATATCCCTAAAAGAATTCGAACAAAAATTACCAGACAATTATTTTTTCCGAACTCATAAATCTTATATTATTAATATGTGTCAAATTATGAGGATAGAGCCATATTCTTCAACTATTTCTTCGGTAATATTTAAAGGACTTAAAAAGGGCGCTTTTATCACAAAGGAGCGTTATAAAATTTTACTTGAAATGATCTGAAAATTTCAATTTAAAAGAAAAAAGATTTTTAATAATAAAAAGACCATAACCATAAATCGGTAATGGTCTTTAGGTTTGAAATTTTCTTTATGTTCAATGTTGCTAAACGGGCGCACTGAGCTTTTCTTATTTCCATTTTTCTAATGTTTGTGATAAGGTGTATTCGTTGTACAGTTCCCCACTAACTTTAATGTATACTTCCTCAAGGCTTTTCGATTCGTACCGTGAAAATAGCACATCAACCGATTCTCCTGAAGTTAATAGAGAGCCATCCTTCATAATTGAAATACGGTCACAAGTTGTTTCAGCAAATTGTAAGTTGTGAGTCGTAAGTAATATGCTCGTTCCTTTTTTCTTAATTTCTTTTAGTAAATCTTTCACAATAAGTATCATATCAGGATCTAGGCCGTTTGTTGGCTCATCAAATAATAGAAATTTTGGATGATGAAGAAGAGCTGAAATAATTTGAAGCTTTTTCTTCATTCCATGAGAAAAGGACTTAATAAGCTCATCTTTATGTTTCCATAAATGAAAAATATTCATCCACTCTTCTATGCTTTCGTAAGTTGATTTTGAATCTAGTTGTCTAAGGGATCGTACGAAATCTAAAAACTCAAAAGCAGTTAAGTCATCAATAAGTTGATCAGAATCAGGTACAACGCCTATTAATTGTTTAACCTTTAGGTTTTCTTTAGGAATAGGGTGATCAAAAATAGTGATCGATCCATTGTCGGCTTGAATTAGTCCTGTAAGTAGCTTTAAAGTAGTTGTTTTACCACAGCCGTTAGATCCAATTAGGCCAAAAATTTCATTATCATTAACTTGAAAAGAGATATTTTCAATAATTTGTTTTTTCCCAAAGTTTTTTGACAAGTTGGAAACGTTTAGTATTGGTTTCAATGGATTCACCTCTAGGATCACTATAATACCAAATAAAAAGAAAAGCTAGTCTTCTTGTTGGAAGTGGTCGGATTTTTGAGTGAATTAAATTGACAGTTGTTTGATAAGAGGTTGATACTTTGATTTACTTACTTTCACTAAGTCAGAAGAACCAGACACTTTAATATTGTAAGATTTCATATAAGGATCAGGAGAGATCTCATCTATCTTATTTAACGAAACTAAGTATGATTGATGAGGTCTGAAGAATCGATATTTTTGAAGCCTTAATTCTAAAGCTGATAGAGATTCATTCGTTTCAATTCGCTCATTATCTGTTAAAAAAATGAACGTTTTTTTTCCTTGCCTTTCAATAAATACAATATCGTTTATGGAAACAAATTTGATTGAGCTTTTTATTTTAATCCCAATTCTATCTTGTTTATCAGTTGTTCTTATCCGACTAATTGCTTTATAAATAGATAAATATAACTTATTTAGGTTAACGGGTTGAACTAAATAGTCCACTGCATCAACTTCATATCCCTTTATAGCATCTCCCTTATGTTGTGCTGTAAGAATTAGTTGGACAGAGGGGTGAGTTTTTATAATATTTCTGCATAAAAGAAAACCATCAACTGTTGTAGCGTGAATATTTACCATAATGATGTCGATATGTTGTTTATAGAGCGCTTCGCTAATTTCTGGTAAATGATTGCTAAAATACACTTTATCCACCTCCGATAAGAGGGTTAAAAATGAATAGAGGTTTTCTATAGTCTCTTCATGATCATCTATCATTAAAATATTTATACTCATAACCTTCACATCCTTTATATCCATGGAGAAAATGGGTACTTTGTCCTTTGAATTTTATATTAGTACTTTTATTATTTAAATAATAAAGAGGAAAATCAAGCTGTTTACTTAAAAATGAAGAATTTTAACTAGATTTTAGGAATAAAAAAACAAATGAATAGTTAATATTTACAATTTTAATAAACTTGTATATACAAGTTAAAAAATTAAAAAAGCTAACGATTTACGTCAGCTCTAATAATGACTTGTAACTTTTTCTTTTCGAAATAGAATTCCTATAAGACCACCAACAATACAAGGGAGAATCCAAGCTAAGCCTTGTTCGTATAAAGGTAGAAAACTTAACAAGCTGCTAAACGGTAGCTTTAAGCCTATCATAAGGCTAATGATTCCAGCTCCAATTGTGGCTCCTATATATATGCTTTGTGAAAGATTAAGCATAGAATCAAGTAAAGTAAGGGTAATTAACACTATTGTTATAGGATAAATAATAGTTAAAACAGGAATTGAATAAGCGATAATGGCTTCTAGGCCTACATTAGAAACAAGAGCACTGACAACAGAAAATAGTAAAACAAATTGATGGTATAGTATTCTTGGGAGAATCTTATGGAAGTATTGGCTACATGCAACAATGAGTCCAACGGTAGTTGTAAAGCAAGCTAACGTAATTACTGTACCTAATAATATGGTTCCAGTATGACCTAAGATGGTAAATGCGATTTTAGATAAAAGATCTCCACCATTCTTAAAAGTTCCTAATGATTGACTAGTAGCACCTAAATACCCTAAAGCAATGTACACAAGGGCAAGTCCTGAAGCAGCAATTATACCTACTTTTATTGTGAGTTTTTCTAATTCTATTTTATTAGCGACACCCAGTTGCTTCATTAATGAAATGACGACGATTCCAAATGTAACAGAGCCTAAAGCATCCATTGTTAAGTATCCATCATTAAACCCTGCGAAAAAAGCTCCTTTTTCAAAATTAGGTGTTGGAGTACCGAGTTCTCCAATAGGATCCATTATTCCTTTAAACGACATTACGGCTAAAATGAGTAAAATAATAGGGGTTAAAATACTCCCAATTCGATCAATGAGATTCGAAGGATTCAATGATACTTTATAAGCCATAAAAAAATATATAGCGACGAAAATAAATAAAATGAATGGTGATGGCTCTGTTTGAAAAAAGTTACTTACACCTACTTCAAAACTGACTGTGGCTGTTCTTGGAATAGCAAAGAACGGTCCAATGGTAAGGTAAAGTATACAAGAAAATATCATTCCAAAGGTGGGATGTACACGACTCGATAAACTTTCGATATCTGAACCAGATCGTGCCACTGCCAAAATACCTAAAAAGGGAAGTCCGACTGCTGTTGTTATAAAGCCTGCCATAGCGATCCAAAAAGATGTTCCAGAAGCTTGTCCGATTAACGGTGGAAAGATTAAGTTTCCTGCCCCAAAAAAAAGTGCGAAAAGCATTAGGCCTATCATAATAGTCTGTTTAATTGAAATTTTACTGTTATTCATGATGTAAACCTCCGAGTGTGATTATTCAGATATTTTTAGATATGAACAAATACCGAATTAGATTATCACACTTTAAGGTTCTAGGGAAGGAGGGTTCGATTAAAGAAAAGAACTTATTTAAAAACCTGAAGATGAGGGGAGCTGTCCAATAAGTCCATGTTCATTGTAAATGAGGACAAATTGAAAACCCAAAAATGTCGATATAACAGCATTTTTGGGTTTTACTTTTATCAAGGATTTGTCTAAAAAGTTACTTTTCAGACAGCCTCTCCATGTCTCAAAATATTAAGAAAAAACTCTTGGTCTAATACGAGGAATTGTTTCGTTAATTAATGGAACTGGGGTGTCGTCAGCTGCTGATGCATCTGCAACTGCTTGAAGGACCGTTTGAACTGTAGAATCAACTTGCTGATCACTTCTTTGTGCAATTTCTATTACGACTTCAATGGCTAGTGTCGAAAAATTAGAAAAATCAGAAACGTCGAATTGGACGATTGAAGAAGAATTGCTAGCAACGACTACTTCCGTCACATCTGTTCTTGTGTCAGCATTATTAAATAAGCGGACTCGAACGGTTGCTGAAAACGTTGGATCAGTATTCTTAATTCCAACAGAAAGGGTGTTGACGATGGTAGTCATGGCCTGATTTGGATTAGTGTTTACGAATTGTCCTGTTCCTCTAACGATTCTTCCCATTTATATCCCTCCTTTCAATGTTCTCACTATATTAATATTTTTTTAACTTCCTTTTTGATTGGACAACTTTTAAAAATGTGCTCATAACTACATTAGGGGTTAAATAATTTTGTTTTATAGTACATATATTTATTAATAGTGATTGAAAGGGGGAGGTCAAGTTGAGTGAAAAATTCTGGCCTATAGTTATGGTAATATTGATCGTAGTTTCTGCTTCTTGGGTGCAAGGGGACATGCTTAAGATCGACGATCAACTTTCTTCATATTATGGGGATAGTGAACAAATAGAAGTGAGTAATCAAACGAATCATTACTCTTATGTGGAATTTGAAAATCGTTTAATCAACCGTCGAATTGTAAATGGTTATGTGGTAGAAACGTTTCAAGAATTTGAAATTTATAAGGATGAAAAGGGTAGCTTAATAAAAGAACGACCTACGAATCACATAAATTACATTAGGTATCGAAACTAGAAGATTCATATCTTTAATGACATTAATGTTTGTCTCTCTGAGAACCCCATTTTTTTATATAGATACTTTGCTGGGTTGTTAACAAAAACATTTAAACGAATCTCGTTATAGCCTTTCTCTTTTAAAGAATTGATTCCTGCTTTAAGAAGCTTCGTTCCAATTCCTGTTTTTCGCTTTGGAGGAAGGACATAAAGGTCGAAAATATAGCCAATTGTCTCCTTCTCAATGTAATAATCCATGTTTTCTCCTAACAAAATCCAACCATAAATTTGGTTGTTTCCTTTTGCGATTAAATAATAACCCCCGTTTTGAAGGATGAATTGGTTAAGTTTGATCATTTTATCTATATTTGTTGGCAATAATGGTTCTTCTGCAAGGGTGTTATCAGGACTATTGAAAATGAATTCAATATCTGTCTGATTGGCTTCTTTTATATTGAAGATAATCATCACCTGCTTAAGTAGAATAAGGTTTTACTACTATCTTATGAAGAGAGGAAAAGATTTATTTTCTAAGAAATGGTTCGCAATGGTGACTAAAAGCAATGGTCCCCTTGCAAATGGTCATGACAACAAAATTGTTTTCATTTAACACGACAATGTCAGCGTCTTTTCCAATATCTATACTCCCTTTACGCTTCCATATACCGAGCTGCTTTGCAGGGTTAACAGAACTCATTTTAATACAATCTTCTATCGAGCAGTTTGTAAAACTCATCATGTTTA
This portion of the Bacillus carboniphilus genome encodes:
- a CDS encoding LytR/AlgR family response regulator transcription factor, which gives rise to MSINILMIDDHEETIENLYSFLTLLSEVDKVYFSNHLPEISEALYKQHIDIIMVNIHATTVDGFLLCRNIIKTHPSVQLILTAQHKGDAIKGYEVDAVDYLVQPVNLNKLYLSIYKAISRIRTTDKQDRIGIKIKSSIKFVSINDIVFIERQGKKTFIFLTDNERIETNESLSALELRLQKYRFFRPHQSYLVSLNKIDEISPDPYMKSYNIKVSGSSDLVKVSKSKYQPLIKQLSI
- a CDS encoding GNAT family N-acetyltransferase; translated protein: MIIFNIKEANQTDIEFIFNSPDNTLAEEPLLPTNIDKMIKLNQFILQNGGYYLIAKGNNQIYGWILLGENMDYYIEKETIGYIFDLYVLPPKRKTGIGTKLLKAGINSLKEKGYNEIRLNVFVNNPAKYLYKKMGFSERQTLMSLKI
- a CDS encoding ABC transporter ATP-binding protein, with translation MKPILNVSNLSKNFGKKQIIENISFQVNDNEIFGLIGSNGCGKTTTLKLLTGLIQADNGSITIFDHPIPKENLKVKQLIGVVPDSDQLIDDLTAFEFLDFVRSLRQLDSKSTYESIEEWMNIFHLWKHKDELIKSFSHGMKKKLQIISALLHHPKFLLFDEPTNGLDPDMILIVKDLLKEIKKKGTSILLTTHNLQFAETTCDRISIMKDGSLLTSGESVDVLFSRYESKSLEEVYIKVSGELYNEYTLSQTLEKWK
- a CDS encoding LytTR family DNA-binding domain-containing protein produces the protein MVKLVKLSDQVKLVIEFQSKLHFIEVMDIVMIEKVLRKTVVTTKDGRSFETYISLKEFEQKLPDNYFFRTHKSYIINMCQIMRIEPYSSTISSVIFKGLKKGAFITKERYKILLEMI
- a CDS encoding amidohydrolase family protein: MAKGLDNDVYELANQRVFVQDGKATLEDGTLAGSMLTMNSAVLNMMSFTNCSIEDCIKMSSVNPAKQLGIWKRKGSIDIGKDADIVVLNENNFVVMTICKGTIAFSHHCEPFLRK
- the brnQ gene encoding branched-chain amino acid transport system II carrier protein, with protein sequence MNNSKISIKQTIMIGLMLFALFFGAGNLIFPPLIGQASGTSFWIAMAGFITTAVGLPFLGILAVARSGSDIESLSSRVHPTFGMIFSCILYLTIGPFFAIPRTATVSFEVGVSNFFQTEPSPFILFIFVAIYFFMAYKVSLNPSNLIDRIGSILTPIILLILAVMSFKGIMDPIGELGTPTPNFEKGAFFAGFNDGYLTMDALGSVTFGIVVISLMKQLGVANKIELEKLTIKVGIIAASGLALVYIALGYLGATSQSLGTFKNGGDLLSKIAFTILGHTGTILLGTVITLACFTTTVGLIVACSQYFHKILPRILYHQFVLLFSVVSALVSNVGLEAIIAYSIPVLTIIYPITIVLITLTLLDSMLNLSQSIYIGATIGAGIISLMIGLKLPFSSLLSFLPLYEQGLAWILPCIVGGLIGILFRKEKVTSHY